A single genomic interval of Cupriavidus necator harbors:
- a CDS encoding NAD(P)-dependent oxidoreductase — MRVAFLGLGVMGFHMAGHLATKGHEVTVYNRTAAKAQAWVGKFGGKAAPTPAQAVRDAQVVCSCVGNDDDLRAVLTGHDGAFFSAPSGCIFVDHTTASANVARELHAAAREHGLHFVDGPVSGGEVGAEKGILTIMCGGDADAYARAEPVIAAYARAVTRIGESGAGQLAKMVNQISIAGLIQGLSEAIAFGERAGLDMRLVLDVISKGAAGSWQLENRGPTMIDNKFDFGFAVDWMRKDLGLCLDEARRNGAGLPVTALVDQFYADLQQMGCGRADTSSLIKRLRQHAGVA; from the coding sequence ATGCGTGTCGCATTTCTCGGACTGGGCGTCATGGGTTTCCACATGGCCGGCCACCTCGCCACCAAGGGGCACGAGGTCACCGTGTACAACCGCACCGCCGCCAAGGCGCAGGCCTGGGTCGGGAAGTTCGGCGGCAAAGCGGCTCCCACGCCGGCACAGGCCGTGCGCGATGCGCAGGTGGTCTGCTCCTGCGTGGGCAATGACGACGACCTGCGCGCGGTGCTGACCGGGCATGACGGCGCCTTCTTCAGCGCGCCCAGCGGCTGCATTTTCGTGGACCACACCACCGCCAGCGCCAACGTGGCGCGCGAACTCCACGCCGCCGCGCGCGAGCACGGCCTGCACTTTGTCGACGGCCCGGTCTCCGGCGGCGAAGTCGGCGCGGAGAAAGGCATCCTGACCATCATGTGCGGCGGCGATGCCGACGCCTATGCGCGCGCCGAACCGGTCATTGCCGCCTACGCACGCGCCGTCACGCGCATCGGCGAATCCGGCGCCGGGCAACTGGCCAAGATGGTCAACCAGATCAGCATCGCCGGGCTGATCCAGGGCCTGTCCGAGGCCATCGCCTTTGGCGAGCGCGCCGGGCTGGACATGCGCCTAGTGCTGGACGTCATCAGCAAGGGCGCGGCCGGCTCATGGCAGCTCGAGAACCGCGGCCCCACCATGATCGACAACAAGTTCGACTTCGGCTTCGCGGTGGACTGGATGCGCAAGGACCTGGGCCTGTGCCTGGACGAGGCGCGCCGCAACGGCGCCGGCCTGCCGGTGACGGCGCTGGTCGACCAGTTCTATGCCGACCTGCAGCAGATGGGCTGCGGCCGCGCCGACACTTCTTCGCTGATCAAGCGCCTGCGCCAGCACGCCGGCGTCGCCTGA
- a CDS encoding LolA-related protein → MPLSRRPFRFLLSMLLAGAMLALATPSGAATFGVDQLMSTLAQRKSGRVLFTETKYLAIVDKPVQSSGELLFTAPDHLEKRTLSPKAENMVLDGDMLTVERDGKRYTMPLQNYPELAAFIESIRGTLAGNRQTLERYYKLGLEGRASRWTLTLTPADSRMAAVVSQVRIDGSQDALDRVEIRQADGDRSVMKIRPAGRP, encoded by the coding sequence ATGCCCCTTTCCAGACGCCCTTTCCGCTTCCTGCTGTCGATGCTGCTGGCCGGCGCCATGCTTGCGCTGGCCACGCCGTCCGGCGCCGCCACATTTGGCGTCGACCAGCTGATGTCCACCCTGGCGCAGCGCAAGTCTGGGCGCGTGCTGTTCACCGAGACCAAGTACCTGGCGATAGTCGACAAGCCGGTGCAGTCGTCCGGCGAGCTGCTGTTCACGGCGCCCGACCACCTGGAGAAGCGCACACTGTCGCCCAAGGCCGAGAACATGGTGCTCGACGGCGACATGCTGACGGTCGAGCGCGACGGCAAGCGCTACACCATGCCGCTGCAGAACTACCCCGAGCTGGCTGCCTTTATCGAAAGCATCCGCGGCACGCTGGCAGGCAACCGCCAGACGCTTGAGCGCTACTACAAGCTCGGCCTGGAAGGCCGTGCCAGCCGCTGGACGCTGACACTGACTCCGGCGGACTCGCGCATGGCCGCGGTGGTCAGCCAGGTGCGCATCGACGGCAGCCAGGATGCGCTTGACCGCGTCGAGATCCGGCAGGCCGACGGCGACCGCTCGGTGATGAAGATCCGACCTGCCGGCCGCCCATGA
- a CDS encoding helix-turn-helix domain-containing protein has product MKQIVSTPWQLGQILQAARKAAGLNQTEAAARLNISQSRMSHMELNPDTISVDQLLALVGALGLELVVQDRATGAAEVSDVAW; this is encoded by the coding sequence ATGAAGCAAATCGTCTCCACTCCCTGGCAGCTTGGCCAGATCCTGCAGGCAGCGCGCAAGGCGGCCGGCCTGAACCAGACCGAGGCCGCCGCGCGGCTGAATATCAGCCAGAGCCGGATGTCGCACATGGAGCTGAACCCCGACACCATCAGCGTCGACCAGTTGCTGGCGCTGGTCGGCGCGCTCGGGCTGGAATTGGTGGTTCAGGACCGGGCCACGGGGGCCGCCGAGGTGTCCGACGTGGCGTGGTAA
- a CDS encoding acyl carrier protein, with translation MPSSQQFDRPSTPAAPATPVRQDAVPAGRRHGWIAAVAAFVAYESALHHAAHQPGAEVAALWLGAAPFLLIGFLACLRTWGRLPAMAALLAACAALWIWRMPLAAHFGWTYFLQHAGINAALGVMFALSLRPGRTPLCTQIATAIHGQLPPAHLRYTLRVTQAWTLFFAAMVGVSTLLFVLAPVATWSSFANLATPLLIALMFVGEAVCRRVAFPGMAHGGLLDAVHGYRAVMAARADRPGLPR, from the coding sequence ATGCCATCGAGCCAGCAATTCGACCGCCCCTCCACGCCCGCCGCGCCAGCCACGCCTGTACGGCAGGATGCCGTGCCGGCAGGCCGGCGCCATGGCTGGATTGCAGCGGTGGCCGCCTTTGTCGCCTACGAATCCGCCCTGCACCATGCGGCACACCAGCCAGGTGCCGAAGTCGCCGCGCTGTGGCTCGGGGCGGCGCCGTTCCTGCTGATCGGCTTCCTTGCCTGCCTCCGCACTTGGGGGCGCCTGCCCGCAATGGCCGCCTTGCTGGCCGCCTGCGCCGCCCTGTGGATCTGGCGCATGCCGTTGGCCGCGCATTTCGGCTGGACCTATTTCCTGCAGCACGCCGGCATCAATGCCGCGCTGGGCGTGATGTTCGCGCTGAGCCTGCGTCCCGGCCGCACGCCACTGTGCACGCAGATCGCGACGGCAATCCATGGCCAGCTGCCCCCCGCGCACCTGCGCTACACGCTGCGCGTGACCCAGGCCTGGACGCTGTTCTTTGCCGCGATGGTAGGTGTATCGACGCTGCTGTTCGTGCTCGCGCCGGTGGCGACCTGGTCCAGCTTCGCCAACCTGGCCACGCCGCTGCTGATCGCGCTGATGTTCGTGGGCGAAGCCGTGTGCCGCCGCGTTGCCTTCCCGGGCATGGCCCACGGCGGCCTGCTGGACGCGGTGCATGGCTATCGCGCAGTCATGGCTGCCCGTGCGGACCGGCCCGGTTTGCCGCGCTGA
- a CDS encoding LysR family transcriptional regulator codes for MKINLSMRDIETTLVLGRTLNFRQAASQLHVSQSALSTQILRIEESLGVRLFDRTTRNVRLTAAGQVFMQQAALLQAAFRGAIDAVTGIASAERGQVAVAALPSLAARMLPRVLMAYHQARPEVALKVFDTLSGPAFDLVRAGDVDFALTAADPQQADLQYEPLLSDRFVLLIPSAHPLARSPGPLRWADTASAPHVSMTHPSSVRQYAEWAFLQNRIRFQPVFEAERLATIAAMVECGFGVAALPEIAAGTVRQPGIVERLLTAPVTERSIGLVTSRNRSLSPAAAELAAAVRAQLASPPVQDTVDTTAR; via the coding sequence ATGAAAATCAACCTGTCGATGCGCGACATCGAAACCACGCTGGTGCTTGGCCGCACGCTCAACTTCCGCCAGGCCGCCAGCCAGCTGCACGTGTCGCAGTCCGCCCTGTCCACGCAGATCCTGCGCATCGAGGAATCCCTCGGCGTGCGCCTGTTCGACCGCACCACCCGCAACGTGCGCCTGACCGCGGCCGGCCAGGTCTTCATGCAGCAGGCCGCGCTGCTGCAGGCGGCGTTCCGCGGCGCCATCGACGCCGTGACCGGCATTGCCAGCGCCGAGCGCGGCCAGGTGGCGGTGGCGGCGCTGCCCTCGCTGGCGGCGCGCATGCTGCCGCGCGTGCTGATGGCCTACCACCAGGCGCGCCCGGAGGTGGCGCTGAAGGTATTCGATACCCTCTCCGGCCCGGCCTTCGACCTGGTGCGCGCCGGCGACGTGGATTTCGCGCTGACCGCGGCCGACCCGCAACAGGCTGACCTGCAGTATGAGCCGCTGCTGTCGGACCGCTTCGTGCTGCTGATCCCGTCGGCGCACCCGCTCGCGCGCAGCCCCGGGCCGCTGCGCTGGGCCGATACCGCCAGCGCGCCGCATGTGTCGATGACGCACCCGAGCAGCGTGCGCCAGTACGCGGAATGGGCCTTCCTGCAGAACCGCATCCGCTTCCAGCCGGTATTCGAGGCCGAGCGCCTGGCCACCATCGCGGCCATGGTCGAATGCGGCTTCGGCGTGGCCGCGCTGCCAGAGATCGCGGCCGGAACGGTGCGCCAGCCCGGCATTGTCGAGCGCCTGCTGACCGCGCCGGTGACCGAGCGCTCGATCGGGCTGGTGACCTCGCGCAACCGCAGCCTGTCGCCGGCGGCTGCCGAACTGGCGGCGGCGGTGCGCGCGCAGCTGGCGAGTCCGCCCGTCCAGGATACGGTGGACACGACGGCCCGGTGA
- a CDS encoding AMP-binding protein, translating into MTMLPIVAHASPEDIIAWAHGRPVSVRQFLADASSLADALPAGGHVFNACTDRYRFTVGLCAALLAGKATLLPPSHTPEMVRQLADFAPDAFCLHDQPDAAFAMPAFHYHDGLRGAATDGPVEIPRIAATQVMAYVFTSGSTGTPVPHRKTWGAMARCAQAAAQRLGLLDGRAWTVVGTVPPQHMFGLEATVMLVLQGRAALVSAPAFYPADVHDALASVPASRALVSSPVHLRTLVQSGMAMPPADLVLCATAPLGRQLAGETETLFGAPLCEIYGSTETGQIATRRTAQADAWTLVPGVRLQARQGAGGAETWAEGGHIEQPVPLGDAIAPLDAGHFLLHGRKADMLNIAGKRTSLAYLNHQLTAIDGVRDGAFFMPDDAHEGDTHGHVVRLVAVAVAPGVAPAQLQQALRARIDPAFLPRPLLFADSLPRNAAGKLPREALAALVARLAGAHHGDSAARPGFVIDADHPAIAGHFPGHPIVPGVVLLDHAVLALGIAMGRRLAVTEAGTIKFLSPVTPGERVEILHQADAAADGGVSIRFTLRSAGRDVASGTLQVRGAATHAGASAC; encoded by the coding sequence ATGACCATGCTCCCGATCGTCGCGCATGCCTCGCCCGAAGACATCATCGCCTGGGCGCACGGACGGCCTGTCAGCGTGCGCCAGTTCCTGGCAGATGCGTCCAGCCTGGCCGATGCGCTGCCCGCAGGCGGGCACGTATTCAACGCCTGCACCGACCGCTACCGCTTCACCGTCGGCCTGTGCGCCGCGCTGCTGGCGGGCAAGGCCACCCTGCTGCCGCCATCGCATACGCCGGAGATGGTGCGCCAGCTGGCCGACTTTGCCCCGGACGCCTTCTGCCTGCACGACCAGCCTGACGCGGCATTCGCCATGCCGGCGTTCCACTATCACGACGGCCTGCGCGGCGCGGCCACGGACGGGCCGGTCGAGATCCCGCGGATTGCCGCGACCCAGGTCATGGCGTACGTGTTCACGTCAGGCTCGACCGGCACGCCGGTGCCGCACCGCAAGACCTGGGGCGCGATGGCCCGGTGCGCGCAGGCCGCGGCACAGCGGCTCGGCCTGCTGGACGGGCGTGCCTGGACCGTGGTGGGCACGGTGCCGCCGCAGCATATGTTCGGGCTGGAGGCCACGGTCATGCTGGTGCTGCAGGGCCGCGCGGCCCTGGTGTCGGCCCCGGCCTTCTATCCTGCCGACGTGCACGATGCCCTCGCCTCGGTGCCGGCCTCGCGTGCGCTGGTCAGCTCGCCCGTGCACCTGCGCACGCTGGTGCAGTCGGGCATGGCAATGCCGCCGGCAGACCTGGTGCTGTGCGCGACCGCCCCGCTTGGCCGCCAGCTGGCGGGCGAGACCGAGACCCTGTTCGGCGCTCCGCTGTGCGAGATCTACGGTAGCACCGAGACCGGCCAGATCGCCACGCGCCGCACCGCGCAGGCTGATGCCTGGACACTGGTGCCGGGCGTGCGGCTGCAGGCACGCCAGGGCGCCGGCGGCGCCGAGACCTGGGCCGAAGGCGGCCATATCGAGCAGCCGGTGCCGCTGGGCGACGCCATCGCGCCGCTGGATGCCGGCCACTTCCTGCTCCATGGCCGCAAGGCCGACATGCTGAATATCGCCGGCAAGCGCACCTCGCTGGCTTACCTGAACCACCAGCTCACGGCCATCGACGGCGTGCGCGACGGCGCGTTCTTCATGCCCGATGATGCGCACGAAGGCGACACGCATGGCCACGTGGTGCGGCTGGTGGCCGTGGCAGTGGCGCCAGGCGTCGCCCCGGCGCAGCTGCAGCAGGCGCTGCGCGCGCGCATCGACCCGGCCTTCCTGCCACGCCCGCTGCTCTTTGCCGACAGCCTGCCGCGCAATGCGGCCGGCAAGCTGCCGCGCGAGGCCCTGGCGGCGCTGGTCGCAAGGCTTGCCGGGGCGCACCACGGCGATAGCGCGGCAAGGCCCGGCTTTGTCATCGACGCCGATCACCCGGCCATCGCCGGCCACTTTCCCGGCCATCCGATCGTGCCGGGGGTGGTACTGCTGGACCACGCGGTGCTGGCACTCGGCATTGCAATGGGCCGCCGCCTTGCCGTCACCGAGGCCGGCACCATCAAGTTCCTGAGCCCGGTGACCCCGGGCGAGCGCGTTGAGATCCTCCACCAGGCCGACGCAGCGGCCGATGGCGGCGTGAGTATCCGCTTCACGCTGCGCAGCGCCGGACGCGACGTCGCCAGCGGCACGCTGCAGGTGCGCGGTGCCGCGACGCACGCGGGGGCATCGGCATGCTGA
- a CDS encoding acyl-CoA synthetase: MLSWLWRRQPPLESEWSRRQERGSITLLRVMTWISLALGRPVGRVVLRGIAAYFMLFAPAARHASRAYMGRALGRDANWIDGYRHVFTFASTIHDRIYLLNGRFDLFDIRLHGEEQLEAAMARGRGAILLGAHLGSFEVVRALGRRHPDMEVAITMYEENAHKLNDVLTSINPAMRQDVIALGRFDTMLRVRDYLDRGYMIGMLADRTLSQRATDPVQQCSFLGTPTGLPTGPLRMAAMLRRPVFFITGLYRGGNRYDVHFVPLADFTETARGQREAAVQTALAEYVRLLEQFCRSAPYNWFNFYDFWHAGPPLSEQPPPGNEP; encoded by the coding sequence ATGCTGAGCTGGCTGTGGAGGCGGCAGCCGCCGCTGGAATCCGAATGGTCGCGCCGCCAGGAGCGCGGCAGCATCACGCTGCTGCGCGTCATGACGTGGATCTCGCTGGCACTCGGCCGCCCCGTCGGGCGCGTGGTGCTGCGGGGGATTGCGGCGTACTTCATGCTGTTCGCGCCGGCGGCACGCCATGCCTCGCGCGCCTACATGGGCCGCGCCCTCGGGCGCGATGCCAACTGGATCGATGGCTACCGGCATGTGTTCACCTTCGCCTCGACCATCCATGACCGCATCTACCTGCTCAACGGCCGCTTCGACCTGTTCGATATCCGCCTGCACGGAGAGGAACAGCTGGAAGCCGCGATGGCGCGCGGCCGCGGCGCAATCCTGCTGGGTGCGCACCTGGGCAGCTTCGAGGTGGTGCGCGCGCTCGGGCGGCGGCACCCGGACATGGAAGTCGCGATCACCATGTACGAGGAAAACGCGCACAAGCTCAATGACGTGCTGACGTCGATCAACCCGGCGATGCGCCAGGACGTGATCGCGCTGGGCCGCTTCGACACCATGCTGCGGGTGCGCGACTACCTTGACCGCGGCTACATGATCGGCATGCTGGCCGACCGCACGCTGTCGCAACGCGCCACCGACCCGGTGCAGCAGTGCAGCTTCCTCGGCACGCCGACCGGCCTTCCGACCGGCCCGCTACGCATGGCGGCGATGCTGCGCCGGCCGGTGTTCTTCATCACCGGCCTGTACCGCGGCGGCAACCGCTACGATGTGCACTTCGTGCCGCTGGCCGACTTCACCGAAACCGCACGCGGCCAGCGCGAGGCAGCCGTGCAAACCGCGCTGGCCGAATACGTGCGCCTGCTGGAACAATTCTGCCGCAGCGCCCCGTACAACTGGTTCAACTTCTACGATTTCTGGCACGCCGGCCCGCCGCTGTCTGAACAGCCGCCGCCGGGCAACGAGCCATGA
- a CDS encoding 3-keto-5-aminohexanoate cleavage protein: protein MTRTPSQAPVAAARVPLADAPLIVTVAPNGAYKRASDHPAVPLTAAALAAEARACLDAGAAMMHMHVRDAEGRHSLDVQAYRDALAAVKQAVGEALLVQVTSEAAGVYQAAEQMAMVRELRPEAVSVGLREVAVPDIPDSELAAFFAWLARERVMTQVILYDVADVRRWQSMRERGMVPPGAWSVLYVLGRYAAGQVSSPHDLLPFLQAAGESGDALPWAICAFGREENACVTAAAAFGGHVRVGFENNLLLRDGSRAAGNHALVAQAVQGGLTLGRPIADAADARRIYGEVR from the coding sequence ATGACCCGGACCCCTTCCCAAGCCCCCGTAGCCGCGGCCCGCGTGCCGCTGGCCGATGCGCCGCTGATCGTCACCGTGGCGCCCAACGGCGCCTACAAGCGCGCCAGCGACCATCCGGCGGTGCCGCTGACCGCCGCCGCACTGGCCGCTGAAGCGCGCGCCTGCCTGGATGCCGGCGCGGCCATGATGCACATGCATGTGCGCGATGCCGAAGGCCGCCACTCGCTCGACGTGCAGGCCTACCGCGACGCGCTGGCCGCGGTGAAGCAGGCCGTGGGCGAAGCGTTGCTGGTGCAGGTGACGAGCGAGGCCGCGGGCGTCTACCAGGCCGCGGAGCAGATGGCGATGGTGCGTGAGCTGCGGCCCGAAGCCGTTTCGGTGGGCCTGCGCGAAGTCGCCGTGCCAGACATCCCGGACAGCGAACTGGCGGCGTTCTTCGCCTGGCTGGCGCGTGAGCGCGTGATGACGCAGGTGATCCTGTATGACGTGGCCGATGTGCGGCGCTGGCAGTCGATGCGCGAGCGCGGCATGGTGCCGCCGGGCGCATGGTCGGTGCTGTACGTGCTGGGGCGCTATGCCGCCGGGCAGGTGTCGTCGCCGCACGACCTGCTGCCGTTCCTGCAGGCCGCGGGCGAGTCCGGCGACGCGTTGCCGTGGGCGATCTGCGCCTTCGGCCGCGAAGAGAATGCCTGCGTGACCGCGGCCGCCGCATTTGGCGGCCATGTGCGGGTGGGATTCGAGAACAACCTGCTGCTGCGCGACGGCAGCCGCGCAGCCGGCAACCATGCGCTGGTGGCGCAGGCGGTGCAAGGCGGCCTGACGCTGGGCCGGCCGATTGCCGACGCCGCCGATGCGCGCCGCATCTACGGCGAGGTGCGCTGA
- a CDS encoding phosphopantetheine-binding protein → MTELETELARLIIDELEIAELRLEDISAATPLYGEGFGLDSIDILEIALLVSRKYGVELRSDNPDNKTIFASLGSLANYLAEHRTR, encoded by the coding sequence ATGACCGAACTCGAAACCGAACTTGCCCGCCTGATCATCGACGAACTCGAAATTGCCGAGCTACGGCTGGAGGACATCAGCGCCGCCACGCCGCTCTATGGCGAAGGCTTCGGGCTGGATTCCATCGATATCCTCGAGATCGCACTGCTGGTGTCGCGCAAGTACGGGGTCGAACTGCGTTCGGACAACCCCGACAACAAGACCATCTTCGCCTCGCTGGGCAGCCTGGCCAACTATCTGGCGGAACACCGTACGCGCTAG
- a CDS encoding glycosyltransferase family 2 protein, with protein sequence MPQQAMPGPALVAGGSACPMGDAEPSATHLVLIPSYNPGVRLHEVLRAARAAWTPVWVVVDGSTDGSDQWLLAQAAIDPGLRVLVLPHNQGKGTAVLHGIDSAAAAGFTHVLVMDSDGQHPAHLIAQFMAISQRNPGAMVLGRPVFDASAPRERVYWRRMSNFWADVETLWAGIGDSLYGFRVYPIAPLRAVMRESRWMRRFDFDPEVAVRLCWRGVRPINADAPVRYFGQREGGVSHFRYLHDNLLLTGMHLRLLAGFMLRLPVLVWQRLRRAAGDASCRPKA encoded by the coding sequence ATGCCGCAGCAAGCCATGCCCGGGCCCGCACTGGTAGCCGGCGGCAGCGCCTGCCCGATGGGTGACGCCGAGCCGTCCGCCACGCACCTGGTGCTGATCCCCAGCTATAACCCCGGCGTGCGCCTGCATGAGGTGCTGCGCGCGGCGCGCGCCGCCTGGACACCGGTCTGGGTGGTCGTGGACGGCAGCACCGATGGCAGCGACCAGTGGCTGCTGGCGCAGGCAGCCATCGATCCCGGGCTGCGCGTCCTGGTGCTGCCGCACAACCAGGGCAAGGGCACCGCGGTGCTGCATGGCATCGATTCCGCCGCCGCGGCCGGTTTCACGCATGTGCTGGTGATGGATTCGGACGGGCAGCACCCCGCGCACCTGATTGCGCAATTCATGGCGATATCACAGCGCAACCCGGGCGCCATGGTGCTGGGCCGGCCCGTCTTCGACGCCAGCGCGCCGCGCGAGCGGGTCTACTGGCGGCGCATGTCCAACTTCTGGGCGGATGTCGAGACGCTATGGGCGGGCATCGGGGATTCCCTGTACGGCTTTCGCGTCTACCCGATCGCGCCGCTGCGCGCCGTCATGCGCGAGAGCCGCTGGATGCGTCGCTTCGACTTCGACCCGGAAGTGGCGGTGCGGCTGTGCTGGCGCGGCGTGCGCCCCATCAATGCCGACGCCCCGGTGCGCTACTTCGGCCAGCGCGAGGGTGGGGTGTCGCACTTCCGCTATCTGCACGACAACCTGCTGCTGACCGGCATGCACCTGCGGCTGCTGGCCGGCTTCATGCTGCGGCTGCCTGTCCTGGTGTGGCAGCGGCTGCGGCGGGCGGCCGGCGACGCGTCGTGCCGGCCGAAAGCCTGA
- a CDS encoding glycine zipper 2TM domain-containing protein — MWKLAGALLVSASMALAGCTAAGAVAGGVAGHELTDGSAAGTIGGAVVGGVIGHELGK; from the coding sequence ATGTGGAAACTCGCAGGTGCACTACTGGTAAGCGCAAGCATGGCGCTGGCCGGCTGTACGGCGGCGGGCGCGGTGGCCGGCGGCGTGGCCGGACACGAGCTGACTGACGGCAGCGCCGCCGGGACCATCGGCGGTGCCGTGGTGGGCGGCGTGATTGGTCACGAACTGGGCAAGTAA
- a CDS encoding 3-hydroxyacyl-CoA dehydrogenase family protein, whose amino-acid sequence MPNPTAPVILSRPGAAHAVVVGGGTMGADVAVVLTRALCRTTVVEPDAGRAGAMPGRVRGNLAAIGREQGAERLAVAATLDAVDWSTVDLVIECIPEQLDLKQALFAELVRRARPDTVLASNSSSFPISAIGAGLDSRVRMLGLHFFMPAHLVPLVEVVMGDDSDEACADALIAFMRRCAMVPVKVRKDLPGFLANRLQHALSREAFSLIDRGIASPEDVDAAVRFGFGFRFLAAGPVLQRDHAGIDVHAAAGATMYPTFCNDDHPARCLSERAADGRHGMKRGEGFYQWTPETIAAERARYDSLLRAGLALIAPELPEIEP is encoded by the coding sequence ATGCCGAACCCGACCGCACCGGTCATCCTGAGCCGCCCCGGCGCCGCGCATGCGGTGGTGGTGGGCGGCGGCACCATGGGCGCCGATGTTGCCGTGGTGCTGACCCGCGCGCTGTGCCGCACCACCGTGGTCGAGCCCGATGCCGGCCGCGCCGGCGCCATGCCCGGGCGCGTGCGCGGCAACCTGGCCGCGATCGGCCGTGAACAAGGCGCGGAGCGCCTGGCGGTGGCCGCGACGCTGGATGCGGTGGACTGGTCCACCGTGGACCTGGTGATCGAGTGCATCCCGGAACAGCTGGACCTGAAGCAGGCGCTCTTTGCCGAGCTGGTGCGGCGCGCGCGGCCCGATACGGTGCTGGCCAGCAACAGCTCCAGCTTCCCGATCAGCGCCATCGGCGCGGGACTCGACTCGCGTGTGCGCATGCTCGGCCTGCACTTCTTCATGCCGGCGCACCTGGTGCCGCTGGTGGAAGTGGTGATGGGCGATGACAGCGACGAGGCCTGTGCCGACGCGCTGATCGCCTTCATGCGCCGCTGCGCGATGGTGCCGGTCAAGGTGCGCAAGGACCTGCCGGGCTTTCTTGCCAACCGGCTGCAGCATGCGCTGTCGCGCGAGGCATTCAGCCTGATCGACCGCGGCATTGCCTCGCCCGAGGATGTCGATGCGGCGGTGCGCTTCGGCTTTGGCTTTCGCTTCCTGGCGGCCGGGCCGGTGCTGCAGCGTGACCACGCGGGCATCGACGTGCACGCGGCCGCCGGCGCCACCATGTACCCGACCTTCTGCAACGACGACCATCCGGCGCGCTGCCTGTCCGAGCGCGCCGCCGACGGCCGCCACGGCATGAAGCGCGGCGAAGGCTTCTACCAGTGGACCCCCGAAACCATTGCCGCCGAGCGCGCACGCTATGACAGCCTGCTGCGCGCCGGCCTGGCGCTGATCGCGCCTGAACTGCCCGAGATCGAGCCATGA
- a CDS encoding type II toxin-antitoxin system HipA family toxin, whose product MVARRSRTPALSVWANGQRVGTWRQPSGTGMELEYDEDWIRSEAGRPLSLSLGYGLGNRRVVRGDAVRNYFDNLLPDSEAIRRRLALRFQTGSVEAFELLAAIGRDCVGAVQILGEDQAPAGIDRIEGEPLSDEQIERWLEDIVATPALGRHEHDDDFRISIAGAQEKTALLRHDGQWLRPHGATPTTHIFKLPLGLVGNRRADLSTSVENEWLCLKILAAYGLPVADCEMLTFGRRKVLSVTRFDRQPHPSGNWLLRLLQEDFCQVFGHSPLQKYEADGGPGMIEIATVLRNSVAQADDLQTLLAAQLLFWLLAAPDGHAKNFSIRLLAGGRYRMTPLYDVMSIWPVVGQGANQFSWHKAKLAMAVAGRSRHYGLRDIQRRHFNAMAPRCFLGADAEALIGRIIARTPAVIAEVGAALPAGFPQKVADTILEGLRASVQRLAEMPAQVEG is encoded by the coding sequence ATGGTGGCACGCAGGTCACGTACGCCGGCGTTGTCGGTCTGGGCCAACGGGCAGCGCGTGGGCACCTGGCGCCAGCCGTCCGGTACCGGGATGGAACTGGAATACGACGAGGACTGGATCCGCTCTGAAGCCGGGCGGCCCCTGTCTCTGTCGCTCGGGTATGGCCTGGGCAACCGGCGCGTGGTGCGTGGGGATGCCGTGCGCAACTACTTCGACAACCTGTTGCCGGACAGCGAGGCCATCCGGCGCCGGTTGGCGCTGCGCTTCCAGACCGGCTCGGTGGAAGCCTTCGAGCTGCTCGCCGCCATCGGCCGCGATTGCGTGGGCGCGGTGCAGATCCTGGGCGAAGACCAAGCGCCTGCGGGCATCGACCGGATCGAAGGCGAACCGCTATCGGACGAGCAGATCGAGCGCTGGCTGGAGGATATCGTCGCCACCCCCGCGCTTGGGCGGCATGAGCACGACGACGACTTCCGCATCTCCATCGCCGGCGCGCAGGAGAAGACGGCGCTGCTGCGCCATGACGGCCAATGGCTGCGGCCGCATGGCGCCACCCCGACCACACATATTTTCAAGCTGCCACTGGGCCTGGTGGGAAACCGCAGGGCCGACCTGAGCACGTCGGTGGAAAACGAATGGCTGTGCCTGAAGATCCTTGCCGCCTATGGCTTGCCGGTGGCCGATTGCGAGATGCTGACGTTCGGCCGCCGCAAGGTGCTGAGCGTCACGCGTTTCGACCGCCAGCCTCATCCGTCAGGCAATTGGCTGCTGCGGCTGCTGCAGGAAGATTTCTGCCAGGTGTTCGGCCACAGCCCGCTGCAGAAATACGAGGCCGATGGCGGGCCCGGCATGATCGAGATCGCCACGGTGCTGCGCAACTCAGTGGCCCAGGCCGATGATCTGCAGACGCTGCTGGCCGCGCAGTTGCTGTTCTGGCTGCTGGCGGCACCGGACGGGCACGCCAAGAACTTCAGCATCCGCCTGCTGGCCGGCGGGCGCTACCGCATGACGCCGCTGTACGACGTGATGTCGATCTGGCCGGTGGTGGGCCAGGGCGCCAACCAGTTCTCCTGGCACAAGGCCAAGCTGGCCATGGCGGTCGCCGGCCGCAGCCGGCACTACGGCCTGCGCGATATCCAGCGCCGCCATTTCAATGCGATGGCACCGCGCTGTTTCCTGGGTGCCGATGCCGAGGCGCTGATCGGGCGCATCATCGCGCGGACCCCGGCGGTGATCGCCGAGGTCGGCGCAGCACTGCCCGCGGGTTTTCCGCAGAAGGTGGCGGACACGATACTGGAGGGTCTGCGGGCATCGGTGCAGCGGCTGGCAGAGATGCCGGCGCAGGTGGAGGGGTGA